From Meles meles chromosome 5, mMelMel3.1 paternal haplotype, whole genome shotgun sequence, one genomic window encodes:
- the NHSL1 gene encoding NHS-like protein 1 isoform X4 translates to MFCLKAVSNLDEESRWTVHYTAPWHQQENVFLPTTRPPCVEDLHRQAKLNLKSVLRECDKLRRDGYRSSQYYSQGPTFAANASPLCDDYQDEDEETDQKCSISSSEEERLISIRRPKTPTSSDFSDLNTQTNWTKSLPLPTPEEKMRQQAQTVQADVVPINITGENFDRQASLRRSLIYTDTLVRRPKKVKRRKTITGIPDNIQKELASGTGQDDVGGHSIYTPEHYSTLGRLDSSQSAGQRSETRDSSCQTEEVKVVPPSMRRIRAQKGQGIAAQMSHFSGSSGNMSVLSDSAGIVFPSRLNSDAGFHSLPRSGARASVQSLEPRLGPLGPTEDLDGPYAYHSGHPQVDENLGHLGGASRTGMLLRPKSQELRPFENVISPACVVSPHATYSPSVIPNATLSSSSEIVIIHTAQSSGQLDSKITSSSSYAKIKSRAHLLPRHASKEDHQPPSGNWTEGHSSILSQALDPHSPGAATLLPICDSAVSLNTPAHQENGSQAISYNCKNHLSSPAHAQDVDGKSESSYSGGTGPGSSEPWEYSASGNGQTSPLKAHGASPGYSTPGSNVSSCSLDQTSTKDDARSLYSEEHDGYYTCVQPDPGHRSGNQNSSDGFGNPRHSVVNVFDGRAQKNQGDRSHYHDKSLSRNISLKKAKKPPLPPSRTDSLRRIPKKGVQPNGQALNESLIASLQHSLQLNLPGKGGSSPSQSPCSDFEEPWLPRSRSQSTVSGGSSMTSATTPNVYSLCGATPSQSDTSSVKSEYTDPWGYYIDYTGMQEDPGHAGGGCSAGSGAPAGNGPVHHVHEGARTVMPQVPGGSVKPKITSPEKSHRVTSPSSGYSSQSNTPTALTPVPVYLKSASPANGKGKTKPKVPERKSSLISSISISSSSTSLSSNTSTEGSGTMKKLDSVLASPPAAAPLPSLPSPCPADKSPFLPPPPPSADSPNGSLPQSPLFPPPPPPEVLTPFSPPTSTCFPPPPRALSPLTLGAPAALPPAPASGPSSAPPPAPPLDPKWMKDARPSLKKSGPPECSREAFRQPPNKEEGSRPPMPLITTEALQMVQLRPVKKNSGTEQALLYEQVSQEKLTPVVPQYHLKPSAFMKSRNSINEMESESQPASVTSSPPTPAKSLSQGHQDSAAERGLPSRSPGSAGESEAGRDPGAAPLREPPGPSPSRKPPPISKKPKLFLVVPPPQRDFTAEPAENVSGASPSPTRGEATESCRARAGAEETGSGSLVLEGGAAGSSPDRVKANVPMVQPDVSPAPTREEPGAELGADGGGSVESCLSLQDGGPGVPEPDTAGSSSEASDFLREEGSDEVMTPSRPRTTEDLFAAIHRSKRKVLGRKDSDDDHSRNHSPSPPVTPTGAAPSLASPKQVGSIQRSVRKSSTSSDNFKALLLKKGSRSDTSARMSAAEMLKNTDPRFQRSRSEPSPDTPESPSSCSPSKNRRAQEEWAKNEGLMPRSLSFSGPRYGRSRTPPSAASSRFSVRNRIQSSPMTVISEGEGEALEPVDNRACWALDTARGCSLDGLVGGETDQGSLLCGGEPAASLQAQGPSPTDGPIHAGGADPAEQSGGPLRAES, encoded by the exons TGTTCTATTTCGTCATCAGAAGAAGAAAGACTTATTTCCATCAGGAGACCTAAAACGCCAACCTCAAGTGACTTCTCTGACCTTAATACTCAAACAAATTGGACCAAGTCACTTCCCTTGCCAACACCAGAAGAGAAGATGCGACAGCAAGCCCAGACAGTCCAGGCTGATGTGGTTCCCATTAACATAACTG GGGAGAATTTCGATCGCCAGGCCAGCCTTCGGCGGTCTCTAATTTACACAGACACTCTGGTAAGACGACCGAAGAAAGTCAAAAGGAGAAAGACTATTACAGGAATCCCTGACAACATACAGAAGGAGCTAG CATCGGGCACGGGCCAAGATGATGTTGGGGGTCACTCAATATACACCCCAGAACACTACTCTACACTAGGAAGGCTTGATAGCTCTCAGTCTGCGGGGCAGCGCTCAGAAACCAGGGACTCCAGCTGTCAGACTGAGGAAGTGAAAGTTGTACCACCTTCCATGAGAAGAATCAGGGCACAGAAGGGGCAAGGCATTGCTGCCCAGATGAGCCACTTCTCAGGCTCCTCTGGGAACATGTCTGTGTTGAGCGATTCTGCGGGCATTGTATTCCCTTCTCGCCTCAACAGTGATGCTGGTTTCCACAGTCTCCCACGTTCTGGGGCGAGGGCGAGTGTTCAGTCCCTGGAGCCACGGCTGGGTCCCTTGGGCCCCACAGAAGACCTGGATGGCCCTTACGCCTACCACAGCGGTCACCCACAAGTAGATGAAAACTTAGGACATTTAGGAGGAGCCTCAAGGACCGGGATGCTTTTGAGGCCCAAGTCCCAGGAGCTGAGGCCTTTTGAGAACGTAATCAGCCCAGCATGTGTGGTCTCTCCTCACGCCACCTACTCTCCCAGCGTCATCCCAAATGCCACACTCTCTTCCTCCTCCGAGATTGTTATTATTCACACTGCTCAGAGTTCAGGACAGCTGGACAGCAAAATTACCAGCTCATCTTCGTACGCAAAGATAAAATCCAgagcccacctcctccccaggcATGCTAGTAAAGAGGACCATCAGCCTCCCAGTGGGAACTGGACAGAGGGTCACTCCAGCATTCTTTCACAGGCCTTAGATCCCCATTCCCCCGGGGCAGCCACACTGTTGCCGATCTGTGACTCAGCGGTCTCTCTAAATACGCCAGCACATCAGGAGAATGGATCCCAAGCCATAAGCTATAACTGTAAAAACCACCTGAGCTCTCCAGCCCACGCTCAGGACGTGGATGGCAAGAGCGAGTCCAGTTACTCAGGAGGTACGGGGCCCGGCAGCTCCGAGCCCTGGGAATACAGTGCCTCTGGTAACGGGCAGACATCCCCACTGAAGGCACATGGGGCAAGTCCTGGCTACTCCACTCCTGGGAGTAACGTGAGCAGCTGCAGTTTGGACCAGACATCCACCAAAGATGATGCCAGGTCCCTGTATTCAGAGGAGCATGATGGCTACTACACGTGTGTGCAGCCTGACCCGGGACACAGATCTGGAAACCAGAACAGTAGCGATGGCTTTGGGAACCCCAGGCACAGTGTGGTCAACGTGTTTGATGGGAGAGCTCAGAAAAACCAAGGGGACCGGTCACATTACCATGACAAGTCTCTCTCGCGGAATATCTCTCTGAAAAAGGCGAAGAAGCCGCCTCTGCCACCTTCGAGGACGGACTCCCTGCGCAGGATTCCCAAGAAGGGCGTGCAGCCAAATGGGCAGGCGCTGAACGAGAGCCTGATCGCCTCCCTCCAGCACTCGCTGCAGCTGAACCTCCCGGGCAAGGGCGGCAGCTCGCCCTCACAGAGCCCCTGCAGTGACTTTGAAGAGCCCTGGCTGCCTCGCTCCCGCAGCCAGAGCACGGTGAGCGGAGGCAGCAGCATGACCTCGGCCACCACCCCCAATGTCTACTCCCTGTGCGGGGCCACGCCGTCGCAGAGTGACACGAGCAGCGTCAAGTCCGAGTACACGGACCCTTGGGGTTACTACATTGACTACACCGGCATGCAGGAAGACCCTGGGCACGCTGGCGGGGGCTGCTCGGCCGGCAGCGGGGCGCCGGCAGGGAACGGGCCAGTCCACCATGTCCACGAGGGAGCCAGGACCGTGATGCCTCAAGTGCCTGGTGGCTCCGTCAAACCAAAGATCACATCGCCGGAGAAATCCCACAGGGTCACTTCTCCATCTAGTGGGTATTCCAGCCAGTCCAACACACCCACAGCACTCACCCCTGTGCCTGTGTATTTAAAATCAGCGTCACCAGCAAACGGGAAGGGGAAGACCAAGCCCAAAGTGCCAGAAAGGAAGTCCTCTCTGATATCTTCAATCTCCATCTCCTCCTCGTCCACATCTCTGTCTTCTAACACTTCCACAGAAGGGAGCGGGACCATGAAGAAGCTGGATTCGGTgctggcctctccccctgccgctgcccctctcccttctcttccctcaccTTGTCCTGCGGACaagtctcctttccttcctcctcccccgccTTCAGCGGATTCCCCAAACGGctctctgcctcagtctcccctcttcccccctccGCCGCCGCCAGAAGTTCtcactcccttctctcccccGACCAGCACatgctttcctcctccccccagggCACTTAGCCCCCTTACTCTGGGTGCCcctgctgccctgccccctgcccctgcttccgGACCCTCCTCagctccccctcctgccccaccccttgaccccaaatggatgaaagatgccaggccttctttgaaaaaatctgGCCCGCCAGAATGCTCCCGGGAGGCCTTCCGGCAGCCTCCTAACAAGGAGGAGGGCAGCAGACCCCCCATGCCCCTGATAACCACTGAAGCGTTGCAGATGGTACAGTTGAGGCCCGTGAAAAAGAACTCAGGAACCGAGCAAGCACTGTTATATGAACAAGTATCTCAGGAAAAACTAACTCCGGTTGTTCCCCAGTATCATTTAAAGCCATCTGCTTTCATGAAATCCCGAAATAGCATAAATGAAATGGAGAGTGAAAGCCAGCCTGCCTCTGTGACAAGCTCGCCGCCGACTCCTGCCAAGAGCTTGAGTCAGGGTCACCAGGACAGTGCAGCCGAGCGTGGCCTCCCGAGCCGCAGTCCCGGCAGCGCCGGGGAGTCAGAGGCTGGGCGGGACCCCGGGGCCGCCCCGCTGCGGGAGCCCCCCGGCCCTTCACCCAGCAGGAAGCCGCCCCCCATTTCCAAGAAGCCCAAACTGTTCCTCGTGGTGCCGCCTCCGCAGAGAGATTTCACAGCGGAGCCCGCGGAGAACGTGAGCGGAGCATCACCCAGCCCCACGAGGGGAGAGGCAACAGAGAGTTGTAGAGCCAGGGCTGGTGCTGAGGAGACGGGCTCTGGCAGCTTGGTTCTCGAGGGAGGAGCCGCAGGATCGTCCCCGGATAGAGTGAAAGCCAATGTCCCCATGGTGCAGCCCGATGTCTCGCCAGCCCCCACGCGGGAGGAGCCAGGTGCCGAGCTCGGTGCAGACGGTGGAGGCAGCGTGGAGAGTTGCCTGTCGCTCCAGGACGGAGGGC CTGGGGTACCAGAGCCTGACACAGCTGGTTCTTCCTCCGAAGCCAGTGACTTCCTTAGGGAAGAAGGGAGTGATGAGGTGATGACCCCCAGTCGACCCCGGACCACAGAAGACCTTTTTGCAGCTATTCACAG ATCCAAGAGGAAAGTCCTCGGCCGTAAAGATTCAGATGACGATCACTCCCGGAAccattctccctcccctccagtgaCACCCACCGGTGCTGCCCCCAGCCTGGCATCCCCAAAACAAGTGGGGTCAATTCAGAGAAGCGTCCGTAAAAGCAGCACCAGCAGTGACAACTTCAAAGCTCTGCTGCTAAAAAAGGGGAGTCGCTCAGACACCAGTGCTCGCATGTCTGCAGCCGAGATGCTAAAGAACACAGACCCTAGATTCCAGAGGTCAAGGTCAGAGCCTTCGCCAGACACCCCCGAGAGCCCATCCAGCTGCTCCCCCAGCAAGAACAGAAGGGCCCAGGAGGAGTGGGCCAAGAACGAAGGCTTGATGCCTCGGAGTCTGTCCTTTTCCGGCCCCCGGTACGGCCGCAGTCGGACCCCACCTTCCGCCGCCAGCAGCAGGTTCAGCGTGCGGAACCGGATCCAGAGCAGCCCCATGACGGTTATCTCGGAAGGCGAAGGGGAGGCCCTGGAGCCGGTAGACAACAGAGCTTGTTGGGCCCTGGACACAGCAAGGGGGTGTTCCCTGGATGGACTGGTAGGGGGCGAAACGGACCAGGGCAGCCTGCTCTGTGGTGGGGAGCCTGCCGCCTCCCTGCAGGCACAGGGTCCCAGCCCCACAGATGGGCCAATCCATGCCGGGGGCGCAGATCCAGCAGAACAGAGCGGAGGTCCTCTGCGGGCAGAGAGCTAG
- the NHSL1 gene encoding NHS-like protein 1 isoform X3: MVAFINAKIKSLIKLFKKKTVSNLDEESRWTVHYTAPWHQQENVFLPTTRPPCVEDLHRQAKLNLKSVLRECDKLRRDGYRSSQYYSQGPTFAANASPLCDDYQDEDEETDQKCSISSSEEERLISIRRPKTPTSSDFSDLNTQTNWTKSLPLPTPEEKMRQQAQTVQADVVPINITGENFDRQASLRRSLIYTDTLVRRPKKVKRRKTITGIPDNIQKELASGTGQDDVGGHSIYTPEHYSTLGRLDSSQSAGQRSETRDSSCQTEEVKVVPPSMRRIRAQKGQGIAAQMSHFSGSSGNMSVLSDSAGIVFPSRLNSDAGFHSLPRSGARASVQSLEPRLGPLGPTEDLDGPYAYHSGHPQVDENLGHLGGASRTGMLLRPKSQELRPFENVISPACVVSPHATYSPSVIPNATLSSSSEIVIIHTAQSSGQLDSKITSSSSYAKIKSRAHLLPRHASKEDHQPPSGNWTEGHSSILSQALDPHSPGAATLLPICDSAVSLNTPAHQENGSQAISYNCKNHLSSPAHAQDVDGKSESSYSGGTGPGSSEPWEYSASGNGQTSPLKAHGASPGYSTPGSNVSSCSLDQTSTKDDARSLYSEEHDGYYTCVQPDPGHRSGNQNSSDGFGNPRHSVVNVFDGRAQKNQGDRSHYHDKSLSRNISLKKAKKPPLPPSRTDSLRRIPKKGVQPNGQALNESLIASLQHSLQLNLPGKGGSSPSQSPCSDFEEPWLPRSRSQSTVSGGSSMTSATTPNVYSLCGATPSQSDTSSVKSEYTDPWGYYIDYTGMQEDPGHAGGGCSAGSGAPAGNGPVHHVHEGARTVMPQVPGGSVKPKITSPEKSHRVTSPSSGYSSQSNTPTALTPVPVYLKSASPANGKGKTKPKVPERKSSLISSISISSSSTSLSSNTSTEGSGTMKKLDSVLASPPAAAPLPSLPSPCPADKSPFLPPPPPSADSPNGSLPQSPLFPPPPPPEVLTPFSPPTSTCFPPPPRALSPLTLGAPAALPPAPASGPSSAPPPAPPLDPKWMKDARPSLKKSGPPECSREAFRQPPNKEEGSRPPMPLITTEALQMVQLRPVKKNSGTEQALLYEQVSQEKLTPVVPQYHLKPSAFMKSRNSINEMESESQPASVTSSPPTPAKSLSQGHQDSAAERGLPSRSPGSAGESEAGRDPGAAPLREPPGPSPSRKPPPISKKPKLFLVVPPPQRDFTAEPAENVSGASPSPTRGEATESCRARAGAEETGSGSLVLEGGAAGSSPDRVKANVPMVQPDVSPAPTREEPGAELGADGGGSVESCLSLQDGGPGVPEPDTAGSSSEASDFLREEGSDEVMTPSRPRTTEDLFAAIHRSKRKVLGRKDSDDDHSRNHSPSPPVTPTGAAPSLASPKQVGSIQRSVRKSSTSSDNFKALLLKKGSRSDTSARMSAAEMLKNTDPRFQRSRSEPSPDTPESPSSCSPSKNRRAQEEWAKNEGLMPRSLSFSGPRYGRSRTPPSAASSRFSVRNRIQSSPMTVISEGEGEALEPVDNRACWALDTARGCSLDGLVGGETDQGSLLCGGEPAASLQAQGPSPTDGPIHAGGADPAEQSGGPLRAES; the protein is encoded by the exons TGTTCTATTTCGTCATCAGAAGAAGAAAGACTTATTTCCATCAGGAGACCTAAAACGCCAACCTCAAGTGACTTCTCTGACCTTAATACTCAAACAAATTGGACCAAGTCACTTCCCTTGCCAACACCAGAAGAGAAGATGCGACAGCAAGCCCAGACAGTCCAGGCTGATGTGGTTCCCATTAACATAACTG GGGAGAATTTCGATCGCCAGGCCAGCCTTCGGCGGTCTCTAATTTACACAGACACTCTGGTAAGACGACCGAAGAAAGTCAAAAGGAGAAAGACTATTACAGGAATCCCTGACAACATACAGAAGGAGCTAG CATCGGGCACGGGCCAAGATGATGTTGGGGGTCACTCAATATACACCCCAGAACACTACTCTACACTAGGAAGGCTTGATAGCTCTCAGTCTGCGGGGCAGCGCTCAGAAACCAGGGACTCCAGCTGTCAGACTGAGGAAGTGAAAGTTGTACCACCTTCCATGAGAAGAATCAGGGCACAGAAGGGGCAAGGCATTGCTGCCCAGATGAGCCACTTCTCAGGCTCCTCTGGGAACATGTCTGTGTTGAGCGATTCTGCGGGCATTGTATTCCCTTCTCGCCTCAACAGTGATGCTGGTTTCCACAGTCTCCCACGTTCTGGGGCGAGGGCGAGTGTTCAGTCCCTGGAGCCACGGCTGGGTCCCTTGGGCCCCACAGAAGACCTGGATGGCCCTTACGCCTACCACAGCGGTCACCCACAAGTAGATGAAAACTTAGGACATTTAGGAGGAGCCTCAAGGACCGGGATGCTTTTGAGGCCCAAGTCCCAGGAGCTGAGGCCTTTTGAGAACGTAATCAGCCCAGCATGTGTGGTCTCTCCTCACGCCACCTACTCTCCCAGCGTCATCCCAAATGCCACACTCTCTTCCTCCTCCGAGATTGTTATTATTCACACTGCTCAGAGTTCAGGACAGCTGGACAGCAAAATTACCAGCTCATCTTCGTACGCAAAGATAAAATCCAgagcccacctcctccccaggcATGCTAGTAAAGAGGACCATCAGCCTCCCAGTGGGAACTGGACAGAGGGTCACTCCAGCATTCTTTCACAGGCCTTAGATCCCCATTCCCCCGGGGCAGCCACACTGTTGCCGATCTGTGACTCAGCGGTCTCTCTAAATACGCCAGCACATCAGGAGAATGGATCCCAAGCCATAAGCTATAACTGTAAAAACCACCTGAGCTCTCCAGCCCACGCTCAGGACGTGGATGGCAAGAGCGAGTCCAGTTACTCAGGAGGTACGGGGCCCGGCAGCTCCGAGCCCTGGGAATACAGTGCCTCTGGTAACGGGCAGACATCCCCACTGAAGGCACATGGGGCAAGTCCTGGCTACTCCACTCCTGGGAGTAACGTGAGCAGCTGCAGTTTGGACCAGACATCCACCAAAGATGATGCCAGGTCCCTGTATTCAGAGGAGCATGATGGCTACTACACGTGTGTGCAGCCTGACCCGGGACACAGATCTGGAAACCAGAACAGTAGCGATGGCTTTGGGAACCCCAGGCACAGTGTGGTCAACGTGTTTGATGGGAGAGCTCAGAAAAACCAAGGGGACCGGTCACATTACCATGACAAGTCTCTCTCGCGGAATATCTCTCTGAAAAAGGCGAAGAAGCCGCCTCTGCCACCTTCGAGGACGGACTCCCTGCGCAGGATTCCCAAGAAGGGCGTGCAGCCAAATGGGCAGGCGCTGAACGAGAGCCTGATCGCCTCCCTCCAGCACTCGCTGCAGCTGAACCTCCCGGGCAAGGGCGGCAGCTCGCCCTCACAGAGCCCCTGCAGTGACTTTGAAGAGCCCTGGCTGCCTCGCTCCCGCAGCCAGAGCACGGTGAGCGGAGGCAGCAGCATGACCTCGGCCACCACCCCCAATGTCTACTCCCTGTGCGGGGCCACGCCGTCGCAGAGTGACACGAGCAGCGTCAAGTCCGAGTACACGGACCCTTGGGGTTACTACATTGACTACACCGGCATGCAGGAAGACCCTGGGCACGCTGGCGGGGGCTGCTCGGCCGGCAGCGGGGCGCCGGCAGGGAACGGGCCAGTCCACCATGTCCACGAGGGAGCCAGGACCGTGATGCCTCAAGTGCCTGGTGGCTCCGTCAAACCAAAGATCACATCGCCGGAGAAATCCCACAGGGTCACTTCTCCATCTAGTGGGTATTCCAGCCAGTCCAACACACCCACAGCACTCACCCCTGTGCCTGTGTATTTAAAATCAGCGTCACCAGCAAACGGGAAGGGGAAGACCAAGCCCAAAGTGCCAGAAAGGAAGTCCTCTCTGATATCTTCAATCTCCATCTCCTCCTCGTCCACATCTCTGTCTTCTAACACTTCCACAGAAGGGAGCGGGACCATGAAGAAGCTGGATTCGGTgctggcctctccccctgccgctgcccctctcccttctcttccctcaccTTGTCCTGCGGACaagtctcctttccttcctcctcccccgccTTCAGCGGATTCCCCAAACGGctctctgcctcagtctcccctcttcccccctccGCCGCCGCCAGAAGTTCtcactcccttctctcccccGACCAGCACatgctttcctcctccccccagggCACTTAGCCCCCTTACTCTGGGTGCCcctgctgccctgccccctgcccctgcttccgGACCCTCCTCagctccccctcctgccccaccccttgaccccaaatggatgaaagatgccaggccttctttgaaaaaatctgGCCCGCCAGAATGCTCCCGGGAGGCCTTCCGGCAGCCTCCTAACAAGGAGGAGGGCAGCAGACCCCCCATGCCCCTGATAACCACTGAAGCGTTGCAGATGGTACAGTTGAGGCCCGTGAAAAAGAACTCAGGAACCGAGCAAGCACTGTTATATGAACAAGTATCTCAGGAAAAACTAACTCCGGTTGTTCCCCAGTATCATTTAAAGCCATCTGCTTTCATGAAATCCCGAAATAGCATAAATGAAATGGAGAGTGAAAGCCAGCCTGCCTCTGTGACAAGCTCGCCGCCGACTCCTGCCAAGAGCTTGAGTCAGGGTCACCAGGACAGTGCAGCCGAGCGTGGCCTCCCGAGCCGCAGTCCCGGCAGCGCCGGGGAGTCAGAGGCTGGGCGGGACCCCGGGGCCGCCCCGCTGCGGGAGCCCCCCGGCCCTTCACCCAGCAGGAAGCCGCCCCCCATTTCCAAGAAGCCCAAACTGTTCCTCGTGGTGCCGCCTCCGCAGAGAGATTTCACAGCGGAGCCCGCGGAGAACGTGAGCGGAGCATCACCCAGCCCCACGAGGGGAGAGGCAACAGAGAGTTGTAGAGCCAGGGCTGGTGCTGAGGAGACGGGCTCTGGCAGCTTGGTTCTCGAGGGAGGAGCCGCAGGATCGTCCCCGGATAGAGTGAAAGCCAATGTCCCCATGGTGCAGCCCGATGTCTCGCCAGCCCCCACGCGGGAGGAGCCAGGTGCCGAGCTCGGTGCAGACGGTGGAGGCAGCGTGGAGAGTTGCCTGTCGCTCCAGGACGGAGGGC CTGGGGTACCAGAGCCTGACACAGCTGGTTCTTCCTCCGAAGCCAGTGACTTCCTTAGGGAAGAAGGGAGTGATGAGGTGATGACCCCCAGTCGACCCCGGACCACAGAAGACCTTTTTGCAGCTATTCACAG ATCCAAGAGGAAAGTCCTCGGCCGTAAAGATTCAGATGACGATCACTCCCGGAAccattctccctcccctccagtgaCACCCACCGGTGCTGCCCCCAGCCTGGCATCCCCAAAACAAGTGGGGTCAATTCAGAGAAGCGTCCGTAAAAGCAGCACCAGCAGTGACAACTTCAAAGCTCTGCTGCTAAAAAAGGGGAGTCGCTCAGACACCAGTGCTCGCATGTCTGCAGCCGAGATGCTAAAGAACACAGACCCTAGATTCCAGAGGTCAAGGTCAGAGCCTTCGCCAGACACCCCCGAGAGCCCATCCAGCTGCTCCCCCAGCAAGAACAGAAGGGCCCAGGAGGAGTGGGCCAAGAACGAAGGCTTGATGCCTCGGAGTCTGTCCTTTTCCGGCCCCCGGTACGGCCGCAGTCGGACCCCACCTTCCGCCGCCAGCAGCAGGTTCAGCGTGCGGAACCGGATCCAGAGCAGCCCCATGACGGTTATCTCGGAAGGCGAAGGGGAGGCCCTGGAGCCGGTAGACAACAGAGCTTGTTGGGCCCTGGACACAGCAAGGGGGTGTTCCCTGGATGGACTGGTAGGGGGCGAAACGGACCAGGGCAGCCTGCTCTGTGGTGGGGAGCCTGCCGCCTCCCTGCAGGCACAGGGTCCCAGCCCCACAGATGGGCCAATCCATGCCGGGGGCGCAGATCCAGCAGAACAGAGCGGAGGTCCTCTGCGGGCAGAGAGCTAG